tgacagctaccgaAATCAACAGCTAAATCATCACGTTCGTCAGTGTAATTCGAAAGCAGCTGACTGGTTGTCCGTGCAATGGAGCCTGATCCAATAGGTGACTGCACCAGATGATCTTTAAATCTACTGGCTCGTTGTGTAAGGCGAGATTCACTTGGAGGAGTATGCTTTGAAATGCTTCCACGTTTACTACGCCAATTGCCACGTCCACGACCCCTTGCAGCTGTTACATCTTCATTAGAAGTATTTGCGTCTGTACTTGAGTCGGCGTTTGAAGCACCACCACGCCTCCGTCGTCTACCTTTGGAATTCCCCCTGGTGGCTAACTGCGGTGTACTAAAAGATGAGAGTGAACATTTATGAAGGTTACCATAAGATAACGAACACAGATAACAGGAATATGTAATAACTGGTATGAGATCTTTCTCAATAAATAGTCTGAAAGGATTAGCACGAAGTATATTAAATCACTAGGTTGGTTTAAGTATATAAGAAAACTTTGACTGCTTGATACTGACGGTGCAAGCTAAACTTTATGCCGTTGATATGCTTACAAAAAGTGGTTGGCGTTACATTCTAATTCCTGGCCTTAAGGTTACAGGCAATAGCGGAGACATGGCAAACTGAAAGCTATAGTCAAGTCAGACAACTTTGATTTATACTTCATACGACCTGGTAATAAGTCGCTTATTTATCTCATCTAATTGTATCAACGTATAACAATATGAATTTATTGTCACTCTAGTACCATTAGTTACGTGTGTTGTAGTCTTCATATGATTCAATATATTAAAAAACAATGTGCCAGTTGTTTTTAAAAGTATGAAGATGCTAAGAAGAGCACAGGCTATCTATTTTTTTGCTATTACATGTTGACTGCTATTGCTTTCAGTTCGCCAACTTTGCTGCACTCCGAGTTTATTTCATATCCCTACATAAATAGTTGTTTCTTGTTAATTTCCAACTTTTGTACAGAACATCAAGTCAAACTGAATATCCTATATTCTTTATTAGCTTGTGAATTATTATCTTTGAAGCGTTGCGTGACAGGCATTCCGTCAATTAAATTCCCTATTCGCTGCGCCATATTAgaataatcatcataaataGAATTTACCACAGGCCAACCGGAAACCCCAATAAATACGATTGCTTTAATCACGATTTAACAGGAGAGGAAAAGAATATCACGTCGGTAAATGCTTCCAAGTGAAATTCGATTGCTTATACGTTCTAAATACAACtaacaataaatgattttagTATAGTAAACGGATCAAGAAGCTGATTAAAAACTCCCAGGAAATTCAAGGGCTTCACTTATTTATTAAGTCATATTGAAACACTTGCCTATGTTCAATGGAATTTAAAGTGAAGAGGAGAATAGACACATTCATTGTTTTGATTAGTTCTTCCCTCTAGTGTCTAAAGTTACTAGTTTTCTCCCGTAGATTCAACAATTCTCTATAGGCCTTATATTAACAGTCAAAACCTCATAGATGAGTATCATCTATTGAGAGTGAATACACAATTTCTAACtaccaaaaatatttaataagaaTATCAGAGCTAGATACTTCTGAGAATTGAATTAAGATACATAGAATGCACGGTCCTGTAAATAACTTCTAATAAGATTTTAGGGGGACGCAGATGTTTGAACCTTTAGGTAAAATGAGAATGATAATATCAAAGTACTTTACAACCATTTAGAACTACCTATACTTTCTTCTGTTAAATATATTTAATCCTACCTTTTTAACCACTTTTTCATTCACGTAAAACTGTCAACAATTAAATAACCGATATCAACTTGGACGTACATGACAAGAGTGGAGTAAAATACGTTTTATACTCTGCAAAACGTCTTCCTGATTGGTCCAAGTTGAACATTTTTTCAACTCAAGCCTTTAATAGGTCACAAATGAACACTTCGAAATAAATTATATACTCATTGGACCAACTATTTAGGGCTAACGATAACAAACACCAAAGAAGGGTATGGGCAAGTACAGCTTTCGACTAATCAGTTGACTATCAAGAGCATTTATAACACTGAATATATGATAGAAATCAGTTGCCAATTGAGTTTGAACTCAATGCAATCGACAATTTATGGCACTTATTCTTACTTCTGGCCTTAAGCGAATATTTTTATGTTTCGACGTAGTGAACAATATCACCACACAAATGTAAGCTGATTTGTTTGCTCACAGCAACTTTCTCAAAAAATGGTTTAGAACCCATTAGATACTTTGGGTCGAACAAAATGCATACAGTAAAACCAAAATGTGGAAATCACTGGCACACCTTTTTTGAGAATCCTTTACATCATTCGTTTTTCGCTGTGCATGTCGAGAACCAGAGCGCGACCGAGAGTCCCGACGCCGAAGGCGTTTTGTCCTGAAACTACTTGAGGATGAAGAATGAGGGGAGCCACGTGATTCTGAGGATGAACTAGACCTGGATCTATACAAACGCTTTCTCTGCCAATCTTTTAAAGGTTTGGAAACAGGAGAACGACTAGGTGAGCGAGATTTCGATGGCAATTTTTTGGATGGTGATATACTCTTAACAACTGAAGACGAAAACACATTGCGGCCACCTCTCGACAAAAGCCCAACAGGAAGACGTGCAGGAGCTCCCCTTGATGGACCCGTTGGGCGAAGTCCACGAGGACCGGGAAGTTGAACAGGTCGCACGACACTAAACGATTTCATTCAAAAATGCAAATATCTAATTAATCACAGgttattgactgactgagttataACTTAAAGAGGTTAAAAACAGTCACTAATAGGTGAGTAGATATTTAGTAAAAATTAAAGCATTGCTGAAATGTGTTACTAGTACTTTCGGTTGATTTATCATCTATTTATTGACTAAGTCCCACCAAATAAGTAAAACGAAATAGAAAACCTTATAGGTATCAGTAGAAGACAATGTAAAACCTAAATTAGACATCAAAATTTAAAAGACTTAGATCAACCATTTCAAAATGATGATAGGAATTAACAAGTCGAAATTAGTATTTAGAAGACACATACACAGGAAGTCCTGACAACACCATAACTCGTTTAGTGTAAAACAGTGTGGCAAAATAACTGGACTAGAATCACTATATTTCTCCTGACACAAAAGTATCACGATTTATTGAGTGAGTGATCGTTACTGAACACAAGCATAGTAAGACTCCACCATAAGTTGACCTTacaataacattgaataaatattacAGATAGCTAACACTTCAACGAACCATCTAGTGTCAAAATAGCAATACTTTCAGTTAGTAAATTGAAAGAAAATAACTAATTGTCTTTCACCTCACTACCATGTGCAATTTCACACATATAAACTTTTAGAAATAAGACTGAATTCTATTCCTCCAATTATGGATTTACTGCACGAAGATTGGCTAAATGAGACCATGCAAATAAGTCATGTCAATGGGAACACTGACACGATATAAGCCATCAATACAAAGGATGAAAAATTGATTAGTTACATCTAGAGGTAGTGCACTCAAGGCCTATAAGAATTGTGGAACGTTTTGATCAAACAAAGTAACATTCACATTCATTTAGGAAGGAATATATTAACCGATAGTGTGATAAGAAACACTGTAGCAGGAAATCTTATGAATAAATAGACATTTAATAGAATGGTCAAGCCAGATATTTACTTTCTAAAACGTACAGAATAACTGGAGACCTATAGGACGACCTTCATTTCCCTATCTAAACCGACTGTGAAGAAATGCATGGTAATATTAATGACAGAAAAAACATACTAAAGTACTGCTTACTTGACAGAATTGCCCCTGATATTAAAGGATTTACGGAAACTAGCAATCGCACGACTGGGGATAGTCGGAATATTTTCTGTCTTCCAATCGACCTTGATGTTATTTCTAAAAACGTACTccaatttttcttttaaaatccGTTCCATCTGATCTTTTTCCTCACTTGTATCAATGCTGCAAAATGCTCGCTGGACGTACTCTCTACAAAAAAAATTGGGAGATTAATAAGTCGATAGAAAAGTAAAAAACACAGAAATGTAGATCTTTCAATACACTATCAAAAATACTAGAAAGGACAGTAGTTTCATTCTACAATGAACCTTAAGAATCACGACCCAATAAAAAGGAACATCCAACCCAAGTAATCCGGAAACTGAATATATCAACTTATCACTGGCTGTCTTGCACTGATTTTCTTGGTGAACTGCTAAATGGCTGGAAACAGCATGGTATGGATGAGCGTCTCGTGAACTTATTTTTCTACCTAACTTAGCTGGTGAGCCATGCTTGCTCATTCGGAATATTACCTATAAACTGAACCTCTATCTCTGGGTGAAAACATCCATCAAGCACTCATTCAGAAAAACAATGTTCATAAACTGAATTAGCAAAGAAATGTTTGATGGTAATTTGAGAAACTGATGCTGAACAACCAATCATATCATGGAAAAGTGAATTGCTGAAATTGTTAAGAATTCCCTACCAGACTTACTTGAGTTCGTCACTCCACTGCTCTTTTACTCCTTTGTCCTGAAAACTAGCAGGCGGTTGCTGTAGGACTTCTTTAGAAATTGGAGTATTCGCAGTATTTTCACTAGCCACTGTGTTTGGAGAATCTGGATAATTAAAGTTAGTCTTAATAGTTACCACGTAAAATAATACTTACAAAACCAGATAAAATTGGTCATTAATATGCTTTTAggagttcagtcagtcagttacaacgtagaacttcgtacgtacatacgtcagttcgagttgccataccacattagcacagagatgcagttgtcgattcaaatcccatattggtagaagtagtaagagtataagaattatgtgaaagataagggtttgaagatgttattgaaggagtataatacagtgaaataaatttggaaagagaaaaaggaaaaggacacaaataattcagaagattagaatttgggagaacacaaagagtggacgcaccttcgccattgcaaacgattttgagccatgtcattcaaggtctctaaccatcggttgctatcatctcgcgaatcccaaccaggtagtctacacctaccaacatggctcagtccacttgtcagtgactccatggatttatgccatgttttggtctggccgcccctagctttcttccaacctactcctacactataaagcattgcacgtcggggcagtcggtggttgggcatacgtaacacatgtcccagccatctcaactgatgaagtttcactactttatcaatcgatttgccatccttacctagtacccgtttcctaacatctgcattacttactcggtggtcccaggatatacgagcaatccttcgaagacatctatgatcgagaactagtagcctacgaatatcctctactcttatgggccatgtttcactgccataaagtaggacggaacggactgctgcacagtaaacccgtccttttgttgctagacggatatctcgcctacgccataaatggcgcaaggtggcgaaagctagacgagccttctgtatccgtgctgagatttcgtcatacatcagaccacaagggctgatgagactaccaagataagtgaagctgtcaacacgctcaactacttcactccctatcattagttcaggtgtcgatgcaacccaatcctgaagtaacattttgcacttcgagggagagaatcgcatcccgaacatgcctgcattgttgcttatggtggtcagaagactctgcattttgtcagcgtcttcaccaaataaaactatgtcgtcggcgtattctaagttaataagtgagcctcctggtaaaagttcaactcctggagattgagatgatgaaagtgttatctccaaaagcatgtagacgacaaagttaaacaggaatggggagagtggagtTCAATATATCGACAATTATAAAAAGGAACATGCATTTAGCTCTTACTTACAGCGATTAAAGTTATGTTGGGGAAAAAGTCGAACCTTACGCACTATAAGTCAGTCAGCCAcagcgtaggaccaggcacatatatgcatcggtctaagttgccacacctcattagcacaagatgaacaccgaattcatagcagttaatttaatggtggtaatatatgaagAATGTATATAGGAATATAGTACAGGAGGACAGATTGCGCTGTGTTCATGAAGTACGGTACAACTAAGTTTCCACAACAGATTGATCAATATGGGACCACTCAAAGAATGGCAAAGTCAATTTTTTAGCAAGTAAATAATCCTGAGACTAAGCGTAGAGTACTGGAGAAGGATCGCGAACCGGTTATTAAGGTTGTAAATTATAAACGATTGGTGGACAGGAAATGAGTTAAGTGGGACCAACAATCCCCCACTTTATCGAGCGATGCTAGCTGGCATAGATACAGGTTGCAAGACCGAGACCAGACCAAAACGTCGGGTCACATGAGTCAGAGTCCGTAGAAGTGACACAGGAATATCCTCCGCCGAATCTTTAGCTTCCGATTCCTTTTCGAAATATTCTCTATGCTTACTCTTTCCAATCATAAGTAATACCACTATAATTGAAATCCTCTCATTCATGTTATTCCCGATTGTTGTCCTCACATGGTGTGACAACTTGGGCTCCCCTTTGATCATATCTGACTGACCACCCGACTATAGATAATTAGATCGATGTTTTTGAACACCAAGTTCGTACCTATAAGGTAATCTTTGTATGCTAAATTTACTGTCCTAGAGATACATCAGGTATGTTTATCTGTTTTACTGTCAGTCAAACTAATGTTATAATACAACCCTGAAGACTGCCTTACACATATTTTGGTCTGAATTGTTTGTTCAGGCTGGTAAACTACACATGGGAATCAAAAACTAGTCTCATTTGGCAAAGATAACGGGTTTATGAAGGTAATTGACCAGTATCTTCACCTAAACGAAACCGCCATTTTTAAGTGGACATTCGCGATGGTCACCAGGACGAAACCGTAGACACTAAATAGTACAGCTCAGTAACCACCCAAATGGTCAATATATTGGTGTGGTTTGCCGCCATTGGTCTAGAGCCTCCTAGTTGCTGAAACTAAAGTGGATGGAGTTAATATTGAATTCCAACCCATGAACAATAAAAGTAACGTAAATCGGAGACCAAGTCCATAATCGTGTGCTTAGATGAGAAAAACTGACATTACGACAGTTGTCATACCGAAGTAGGTGGGGGGAGCTTTAAATTGTAACTGGACGGTCGAAATATGGGAGTTTTGGCCACTAAACCACTTTAATTTGAAGGTTAAGAACTCAATGACTACACTaacgaaaaaaaaatttacCTCGAGATACAATAAAGTTTGAAATCTACATAGATACGTATTTCTTACCTAAAGTACTCTGGAATGGAAACCGTGGACCCGTCACTGCCAAACCATTGGGATGAACAGATGATCTTCCGTCTGGCCACATACCAAACGACTGGACCGCACCTCCGTTAACCGGATAACCATAAGTAGGTCTAGCTGCATTCCAGTTACACCCTAACTGACTTTGCATATGCAACGGCAACTGTGGAGAACCATATGAAGGATACGAAACGTTTGGCATCATATGCCTCTGTGGACTTGGGTCGAACATGACCGGTTGACGGGGTGGGACCGTAGGTGAATAAGTATAAGCACAAGCGAAGTTTGGAGAATGAAATGGAGTTGAGGTACACCACGATGGGTCATAAGTTGCCGGAATGGAGCTTGTAACTGTAACATTCCCATCCACCTTGGGAACAGTCGATTCTACTCCAGGTGGAGGAGGTGTGGAAGGTTTGTCTTGTACCGATGAAACTGGAATGGTttgatgattataatcatatgtcTACAGTGGTGAGTGGGTAATGGACTAACTAACCTGAGCAGGCTGTGCATAGTCATAATATCCTGGATAAGCACCTTGCCAGTAAGAACCGTATGAGCCCCACTGAGCCATTGACGTTTTCTATAAGTTTTTCCAAGAAAAGACAGTTGCAAGGGATGAAAAAAACACATTAAAAAACACGTATTAAAAGTCTTACTTTTTATACGCACTAATCTAAAAAAGTTTAATTCAATACGAGTAACTGGTTTGGACGATTATTCACTTGGGTCAAGTGGTCATTGTCTGGATTTACATGTTTGCCAGCTTCTGGTAGATGACGTTACTTTCTATTCAGAAAGCAACTGATCACAATTAGACCCAGCACCTAGTAACTGAGTCCTTGAATTACTTAATACTATTAACTTGGATATTCTCGGCTTCTTAATTTCGACATCACTATGCTCCACCGTCCCATTTGTTAGCTTTTCTAGATGTACTGAAGTGTGGTGTGGATTTCAGTCAGTTTACGCCATTTACATTTAAATCTGGGCAAAACATATTCCAGTGAAGGCTTCCCATACTCTGAAGCTTATATGTAACCCCTACCATTAATTAAACACACGATAAAACTCCCTAAGCATGGGTTTGTTCACTCGGCTTACATTGAGGGTTGATAAAATTAACCAGCCGCCTAAAGAGTGGACGGGAAAGTGCTCAAGCCATGAATCAAATGGACGGGTTACAACTATAAAATCGTTTCACACATCGTCCCTACAGTGGCTACGTTCACATGGTCGTACCTAACgattaatttgaataaatttatttccatTATGTGGGCATTAAACAGACGGAGTGACTACCTTCTTCAATTTGGATGATATAGTTAGTAAAGTACCAGCATGAGGGTGTTGGCGCCGCATAGTCGACAGACAGACGAGAGCCTCAATACATTCCCAAGAAAGTATTTACTTAAGAAGTACGATAGCCGCTAGCAATTTATTAAAAACTTCTTTATTTTACCAGATACTAAAAACTGCTTCAAAGTGCATATTATGCTGCTTATTAGGGATTTCAAAAGGATACCAGACGACAAGACTTATTAGACAGAGGGACTTCCGCATTGTTAACCATGATCAATATTGAGCTTTAATTACACAACACGCGAAAGCACTATTTCGTGAGTTACTTTCCACGAACCATACATATACAAGCCTTGCACAACACAAAGTGTTTAAAAATATTAGATGGTCAGTGGgagaaaaataagtcatttgGGGGTTACCTCAGAAAATAGAAACGCCGGCTAGGCATATCATTATCAGAAAGATGCAACAAAAAAACCGTCCTAGCCTACTACTTGGTTGTTCGTCTTATGTACTATGTTGGAAGCAGGGTTAGGTGA
This genomic interval from Schistosoma mansoni strain Puerto Rico chromosome W, complete genome contains the following:
- a CDS encoding putative leukocyte receptor cluster (lrc) member; this translates as MAQWGSYGSYWQGAYPGYYDYAQPAQTYDYNHQTIPVSSVQDKPSTPPPPGVESTVPKVDGNVTVTSSIPATYDPSWCTSTPFHSPNFACAYTYSPTVPPRQPVMFDPSPQRHMMPNVSYPSYGSPQLPLHMQSQLGCNWNAARPTYGYPVNGGAVQSFGMWPDGRSSVHPNGLAVTGPRFPFQSTLDSPNTVASENTANTPISKEVLQQPPASFQDKGVKEQWSDELKEYVQRAFCSIDTSEEKDQMERILKEKLEYVFRNNIKVDWKTENIPTIPSRAIASFRKSFNIRGNSVNVVRPVQLPGPRGLRPTGPSRGAPARLPVGLLSRGGRNVFSSSVVKSISPSKKLPSKSRSPSRSPVSKPLKDWQRKRLYRSRSSSSSESRGSPHSSSSSSFRTKRLRRRDSRSRSGSRHAQRKTNDVKDSQKSTPQLATRGNSKGRRRRRGGASNADSSTDANTSNEDVTAARGRGRGNWRSKRGSISKHTPPSESRLTQRASRFKDHLVQSPIGSGSIARTTSQLLSNYTDERDDLAVDFGSCQIVGTMQEIEKQYLRLTRAPDPTEVRPLAILKLSLEHVKEKWRSNTDYHWVCEQFKSIRQDLTVQGIEDDFAVSVYEAHADVALEAGDFEEFHQCQSQLLRLHKEGLGVSRLLEFTAYRLLYYIFTLDILGINTIMAGLRPTHKTNPCISFALKLRSAWSLSNYHRFFQLLYPTNDDQQPPLRCKHVVNWFVDRERKEAIRLMFKVYVVL